In the Nerophis ophidion isolate RoL-2023_Sa linkage group LG19, RoL_Noph_v1.0, whole genome shotgun sequence genome, one interval contains:
- the LOC133538081 gene encoding E3 SUMO-protein ligase ZBED1-like, with the protein MSTQRKQQSSDQDFFLKRHGTECTPQVDADLTDGVLEMMVIDMRPLNMVEGEGFQKMIKRFHSGYTLPSRTHFTKLMEQKYTKKINEVKAILKNVKGKLTLTTDAWTSKATEAYLGVTIHFINDEWELTSITLTTMPLKERHSAEKDSSWIEDVLNKFEINIKQVQVIVHDNAANVVAALRVIEERHGVLSLRCTGHTAQLVVNQTLKDNHISRALGAARSLVEPFRKSELASTKLKVKQKQMGSPDHCLIQDVSVKWNSSFYMISRLLEQRWPITATLSDPEVPQRGKHFLDLKADQWSLFEELEQVLKPFECATVYLSRESYVTVSAVPLLVKGFRKATQTAFENASIKCFQVTAAREITSRWEAETTFKDDGPNVCILAAALDPRFRKLKFLTADECLKVQYKLHAKVLEEKRREKKTNAQQGTAMQVERPDADRRPVSLIDILFGLDSDVLSNNEEDNNDCNDAELFGNELVSYFGESPIYKEENPLKWWKEHQARFPNLAMMTRSYLSVPATSTPTELLFSASGNIVNKKRTSL; encoded by the coding sequence CAAACAACAAAGCAGTGACCAGGATTTTTTCCTAAAGAGGCATGGGACTGAATGCACACCCCAAGTGGATGCTGACCTGACTGATGGTGTCCTGGAAATGATGGTCATAGACATGAGGCCATTAAATATGGTAGAAGGGGAAGGGTTTCAAAAAATGATCAAACGGTTTCACTCTGGCTACACATTACCATCAAGAACCCACTTCACTAAGCTTATGGAGCAAAAATACACAAAGAAAATTAATGAAGTCAAAGCAATCCTAAAAAATGTGAAAGGAAAACTGACACTCACAACTGATGCATGGACAAGTAAGGCCACTGAAGCTTACCTTGGTGTCACCATTCACTTTATTAATGATGAGTGGGAGCTTACCTCAATTACCTTGACAACAATGCCCCTCAAGGAAAGGCACAGTGCAGAAAAAGATTCCTCTTGGATTGAAGATGTTCTCAATAAGTTTGAAATAAACATAAAACAAGTACAAGTCATTGTACATGACAATGCTGCAAATGTTGTTGCAGCTTTAAGAGTTATTGAGGAAAGACATGGTGTTTTATCCCTCAGATGTACTGGCCATACTGCACAGCTTGTAGTTAACCAAACTCTAAAGGACAACCACATCAGCAGAGCTTTAGGAGCAGCAAGAAGTTTGGTCGAGCCCTTCAGAAAAAGTGAGCTGGCCAGTACAAAACTAAAGGTTAAGCAAAAACAAATGGGTTCTCCAGACCACTGCCTCATACAAGATGTGTCTGTGAAATGGAACAGTTCCTTTTACATGATTAGTCGCCTGCTTGAGCAGAGGTGGCCAATAACAGCAACTCTGTCAGATCCGGAGGTCCCTCAAAGAGGGAAGCATTTTCTGGATCTTAAGGCTGACCAGTGGAGCTTGTTTGAAGAACTTGAACAAGTTCTGAAACCTTTTGAATGTGCAACTGTGTACCTGAGTAGAGAATCGTATGTAACAGTTTCCGCTGTCCCTCTGCTGGTGAAAGGGTTTCGGAAGGCTACACAAACTGCTTTTGAAAATGCATCAATCAAGTGTTTCCAGGTCACTGCTGCACGTGAGATAACATCCAGGTGGGAAGCCGAGACCACATTCAAAGATGATGGACCAAATGTGTGCATATTAGCAGCTGCACTTGACCCACGATTCAGGAAGCTGAAATTCCTGACTGCAGATGAGTGTTTAAAAGTTCAATACAAGCTGCATGCAAAAGTTCTGGAGGAGAAAAGAAGGGAAAAGAAGACAAACGCTCAACAGGGCACAGCAATGCAAGTGGAAAGACCAGATGCTGACAGGCGGCCTGTATCTTTAATAGACATACTTTTTGGTTTAGATTCAGATGTACTCAGCAACAATGAGGAAGACAACAATGACTGTAATGATGCTGAACTGTTTGGAAACGAGTTAGTGTCTTATTTTGGAGAATCCCCCATTTACAAGGAGGAAAACCCATTAAAATGGTGGAAAGAACATCAGGCAAGGTTTCCAAATCTGGCAATGATGACTCGGTCTTACCTCTCAGTACCAGCCACATCGACCCCTACTGAGCTCCTATTTTCAGCTTCTGGGAATATTGTAAACAAGAAAAGAACCAGCCTTTAG